Proteins encoded together in one Catellatospora citrea window:
- the dut gene encoding dUTP diphosphatase → MYPPATPPVVVPIRRLDPDLPPPSYAHPGDAGADLYAAEDVVLAPGEHRLVPTGVAIALPDGFVGLVHPRSGLAAKMGVTVLNAPGTVDAGYRGEILVQLINHDRANTAKISRGDRIAQLVVQRVERAHFHDVAELPESVRGTGGHGSTGK, encoded by the coding sequence TTGTATCCCCCTGCGACCCCACCCGTCGTGGTGCCGATCCGCCGGCTCGACCCGGACCTGCCCCCGCCGTCGTACGCCCATCCGGGCGACGCGGGCGCCGACCTGTACGCCGCGGAGGACGTCGTGCTCGCCCCGGGCGAGCACCGGCTCGTGCCCACGGGTGTGGCGATCGCCCTGCCGGACGGGTTCGTGGGATTGGTCCACCCGCGGTCGGGTCTGGCGGCGAAGATGGGGGTGACCGTGCTCAACGCTCCCGGCACCGTGGACGCGGGCTACCGGGGCGAGATCCTGGTTCAGCTGATCAACCACGACCGGGCGAACACCGCCAAGATCTCTCGCGGCGACCGCATCGCGCAACTTGTCGTGCAGCGGGTGGAGCGGGCACACTTCCACGACGTCGCCGAACTGCCGGAGTCCGTACGGGGCACCGGTGGGCACGGCTCGACGGGGAAATGA
- a CDS encoding potassium channel family protein, giving the protein MHVVIMGCGRVGSTLAHSLEARGHSVSIIDQDADAFRRLSPDFAGTTVTGVGFDREVLVQAGIERADAFAAVSSGDNSNIISARLARETFGVQRVVARIYDQRRAEVYERLGIPTVATVRWTADRIVRHLVPEGATELYRDPTSTVAIIEIPVNPAWIGHPLHALEEATGTRTAFLMRFGLGTLTTASTVLQDGDQVFMLVTDDIAETVTKIAAAPPATA; this is encoded by the coding sequence GTGCACGTTGTGATCATGGGGTGCGGCCGGGTCGGCTCGACGCTCGCGCACAGCCTGGAGGCGCGCGGGCACTCCGTCTCGATCATCGACCAGGACGCCGACGCGTTCCGGCGGCTCTCCCCCGATTTCGCGGGCACCACGGTGACCGGCGTCGGCTTCGACCGCGAGGTCCTCGTCCAGGCCGGCATCGAACGGGCTGACGCCTTCGCCGCGGTCTCCAGCGGCGACAACTCCAACATCATCTCCGCGCGGCTGGCCCGCGAGACGTTCGGCGTGCAGCGCGTCGTGGCCCGCATCTACGACCAGCGCCGCGCCGAGGTGTACGAGCGGCTGGGCATCCCCACCGTGGCCACCGTGCGCTGGACCGCCGACCGCATCGTGCGGCACCTGGTGCCCGAGGGCGCCACCGAGCTCTACCGCGACCCCACCAGCACCGTCGCCATCATCGAGATCCCGGTGAACCCCGCCTGGATCGGCCACCCGCTGCACGCGCTGGAGGAGGCGACCGGCACCCGGACCGCCTTCCTGATGCGCTTCGGCCTCGGCACGCTGACCACCGCCTCGACCGTGCTGCAGGACGGCGACCAGGTGTTCATGCTGGTCACCGACGACATCGCGGAAACCGTCACGAAGATCGCCGCCGCGCCGCCGGCCACGGCCTAG
- a CDS encoding outer membrane protein assembly factor BamB family protein, with product MTTTGAGRHGPAVIDLGAGWREPDQHLDEPRQWRTRSLALVLAVALTAALGGAAVNRPGLTEFARVTLDTDVHDGRYSIVGDVVLVPDRGNLSAYELRDGSRRWRVPAPGLVSQPFVTATAEAGVAVLEQAETGTGVLTRVVDLADGATLWRSSAVVVPVDDVAVEYPVMPDPAEIAAGAPLPPADLRVFDLRSGQVRWRLRGDVATVDLAARTGWAISATGAVTAYDLRDGQARSTGTLRLPEGRVYAASAADGVLALGIAQGDSLFEEHFETATFEAIDQSSPLWARTDCGPSWCALAAQPGGEEADPVVVDRADGQVRYRLPANSHGTPSAAGLLVFTSDLDQPLRSGLAVLQDPVTGRVLRDLAGWTRPDLQPYPPIFLTREVGPAGAGRLQIARLTPDGLRLLTELPFRVRGCAFAEHALVCVHDGNQLTFWRLRG from the coding sequence GTGACGACGACCGGGGCGGGCCGGCACGGCCCCGCCGTGATCGACCTGGGCGCGGGCTGGCGCGAGCCGGACCAGCACCTCGACGAGCCGCGGCAGTGGCGGACGCGGTCGCTCGCTCTGGTGCTGGCCGTGGCCCTGACCGCGGCGCTGGGCGGGGCGGCGGTGAACCGGCCCGGGCTCACCGAGTTCGCCCGGGTGACGCTGGACACCGACGTCCACGACGGCAGGTACTCGATCGTCGGCGACGTCGTGCTGGTTCCGGACCGGGGCAACCTGTCGGCGTACGAGCTGCGCGACGGGTCACGGCGCTGGCGGGTCCCCGCGCCCGGCCTGGTGTCCCAACCCTTCGTCACCGCGACGGCCGAGGCGGGCGTCGCGGTGCTGGAACAGGCCGAAACCGGCACCGGGGTGCTGACCCGCGTGGTCGACCTGGCCGACGGGGCGACCCTGTGGCGCTCGAGCGCCGTCGTGGTGCCCGTGGACGACGTCGCGGTGGAGTACCCGGTCATGCCGGACCCGGCGGAGATCGCCGCGGGCGCCCCGTTGCCGCCGGCGGATCTGCGCGTCTTCGACCTGCGCAGCGGGCAGGTGCGTTGGCGGTTGCGCGGCGACGTGGCCACGGTGGACCTGGCCGCCCGGACCGGCTGGGCGATCTCGGCGACGGGCGCGGTGACCGCGTACGACCTGCGCGACGGGCAGGCGCGAAGCACCGGCACGCTGCGGCTGCCTGAGGGCAGGGTGTATGCCGCCTCCGCCGCCGACGGCGTGCTGGCGCTCGGCATCGCCCAGGGGGACTCGCTGTTCGAGGAGCACTTCGAGACGGCCACCTTCGAGGCGATCGACCAGTCGTCGCCGCTGTGGGCGCGCACCGACTGCGGTCCGAGCTGGTGCGCCCTCGCGGCGCAGCCCGGCGGCGAGGAGGCGGACCCGGTCGTCGTCGACCGGGCCGACGGCCAGGTGCGCTACCGCCTGCCGGCCAACTCCCACGGCACGCCGAGCGCGGCGGGGCTGCTCGTCTTCACGAGCGACCTCGACCAGCCGTTGCGATCCGGCCTGGCCGTGCTGCAGGATCCGGTCACCGGCCGGGTGCTGCGCGATCTCGCCGGCTGGACGCGACCGGACCTGCAGCCGTACCCGCCGATCTTCCTGACCCGGGAGGTCGGCCCGGCCGGTGCCGGCCGGCTCCAGATCGCCCGGTTGACGCCCGACGGGCTGCGGCTGCTGACCGAGCTGCCGTTCCGGGTGCGCGGGTGCGCGTTCGCCGAGCACGCGCTGGTCTGCGTGCACGACGGCAACCAGCTGACCTTCTGGCGGCTGCGCGGATGA
- a CDS encoding DUF3093 domain-containing protein, with amino-acid sequence MLSHTERLSVPWWLWVPSLLVGAVLAAQVGLGAAGPRGWVAYPVVLTLVAVGLWRLGRIRISVTEDEFVVDDARLPLRHVAQAIPLDAETKRELLGVHADPMAFVVQRPWVPGAVQVVLDDPDDVTPYWVISSRRPADLARALRRVG; translated from the coding sequence GTGCTCAGTCACACCGAGCGCCTGTCCGTGCCGTGGTGGCTGTGGGTGCCGTCCTTGCTGGTGGGAGCCGTGTTGGCGGCTCAGGTCGGATTGGGCGCGGCCGGCCCGCGTGGCTGGGTGGCCTACCCCGTCGTGCTGACCCTGGTCGCGGTGGGCCTGTGGCGGCTGGGCCGGATCCGGATCAGCGTGACCGAGGACGAGTTCGTCGTCGACGACGCCCGGCTGCCGCTGCGCCACGTGGCGCAGGCGATCCCGCTGGACGCCGAGACCAAGCGCGAGCTGCTCGGCGTGCACGCCGACCCGATGGCCTTCGTCGTGCAGCGGCCCTGGGTCCCCGGCGCCGTGCAGGTGGTGCTCGACGACCCCGACGACGTCACACCGTACTGGGTGATCAGCAGCCGCCGGCCCGCTGACCTGGCCCGCGCGCTACGCCGCGTCGGCTGA
- a CDS encoding class I SAM-dependent RNA methyltransferase, which yields MAAVTELYEGDKVEVTVGPIAHGGHCVARHEGQVIFVRHALPGERVVVEITELHKAYLRGDCVEVLAASADRITPRCPYAHANGCGGCDLQHVASPAQREWKAAVVREQLERLGKLDAAEVAALGVTVDALPGGDEGWRTRVRYRADALGRPGLLKHRSNEVVAIGRCAIAHPEIQQLDVLERRWPDTDLIDVVKPSTGPAQLVQDPPQQIVERAAGHDFAISAGGFWQVHPASADTLVQAVLELLDPRPGEHAWDLYGGAGLFAAALADRVGVTGAVTMVESARDGVAAARGNLAALPVRVVEATVERALHRDRRPKERLPQPDVVVLDPPRTGAGAAVVRAITAARPRAVAYVACDPAALGRDVRTFREQGWELRALRAFDCFPQTHHVECVALLTPGRG from the coding sequence ATGGCCGCCGTGACGGAGCTGTACGAGGGCGACAAGGTCGAGGTGACCGTCGGGCCGATCGCGCACGGCGGGCACTGCGTGGCCCGGCACGAGGGTCAGGTGATCTTCGTACGGCACGCGCTGCCCGGCGAGCGGGTGGTGGTGGAGATCACCGAGCTGCACAAGGCCTACCTGCGCGGCGACTGCGTCGAGGTGCTGGCGGCGTCCGCCGACCGGATCACCCCGCGCTGCCCGTACGCCCATGCCAATGGCTGCGGAGGCTGCGACCTGCAGCATGTCGCGTCCCCGGCGCAGCGGGAGTGGAAGGCGGCCGTGGTGCGCGAGCAGCTGGAGCGGCTGGGCAAGCTGGACGCGGCCGAGGTGGCGGCGCTGGGCGTCACGGTCGACGCGCTGCCCGGCGGTGACGAGGGCTGGCGCACCCGGGTCCGCTACCGCGCCGACGCGCTGGGCCGGCCGGGCCTGCTCAAGCACCGCTCGAACGAGGTGGTGGCGATCGGCCGCTGCGCCATCGCGCACCCGGAGATCCAGCAGCTCGACGTGCTGGAGCGGCGCTGGCCGGACACCGACCTGATCGACGTGGTCAAGCCGTCCACCGGGCCGGCGCAGCTGGTCCAGGACCCGCCGCAGCAGATCGTGGAGCGGGCCGCCGGGCACGACTTCGCGATCTCCGCGGGTGGCTTCTGGCAGGTCCATCCCGCCTCCGCGGACACCCTGGTGCAGGCGGTGCTGGAGTTGCTGGACCCGCGGCCGGGCGAGCACGCCTGGGACCTGTACGGCGGGGCCGGGCTGTTCGCCGCGGCGCTGGCCGACCGGGTCGGGGTCACCGGCGCGGTGACCATGGTCGAGTCGGCCCGCGACGGCGTCGCGGCGGCCCGGGGCAACCTGGCCGCGCTGCCGGTGCGCGTGGTGGAGGCGACGGTGGAGCGGGCGCTGCACCGCGACCGGCGGCCCAAGGAGCGCCTGCCACAGCCCGACGTGGTGGTGCTGGACCCGCCGCGCACCGGGGCCGGGGCCGCGGTGGTCCGGGCGATCACGGCGGCCCGGCCGCGCGCCGTGGCATACGTGGCCTGCGACCCGGCGGCGCTGGGCCGGGACGTGCGCACCTTCCGTGAGCAAGGCTGGGAGTTGCGGGCACTGCGGGCCTTCGACTGCTTCCCGCAGACCCATCACGTGGAGTGCGTCGCGCTGTTGACACCGGGGCGAGGGTGA
- the dxs gene encoding 1-deoxy-D-xylulose-5-phosphate synthase gives MNEGASLLSSVKGPQDLKTLSPEQLTGLAAEIRDFLIAKVARTGGHIGPNLGVVELTLAMHRVFDSPADRFIFDTGHQAYVHKMVTGRMDGFDQLRQRGGLTGYPNQAESEHDLVENCHASTALSYADGMAKGYALRGEKRHVVAVVGDGALTGGMCWEALNNIAATDNPLVIIVNDNGRSYAPTIGGLADHLATLRLNPGYEKVLDLVKDALEKTPLVGKPLFDALHAVKKGIKDAVAPQAMFEDLGLKYIGPVDGHDQAALESALGRARRFGGPVIVHAVTAKGYGYQPALNDEADRFHAPSAFDPETGRLLAAPSLKWTNVFAEELVEIAGERPDVVGITAAMPESTGIDKLAAAYPDRAYDVGIAEQHATTSAAGLALAGLHPVVAVYATFLNRAFDQVLLDVALHNLPVTFVLDRAGITGPDGPSHYGIWDMSVFGVVPGLRVAAPRDAETLREELREAIGIEDGPTIVRFPTGSVPAALPALRRVGGSDGLGGMDVLAEAERKDVLLVSVGAFAHLSMQVAAKLAERGYGVTVVDPRWVRPAPVDLVPLAREHKLVVTIEDGVRNGGVGDAVSKLLRDNEVDVPLRDLGVPSTWIDHGTRAEILAEIGLTVPEITERVTKWAAAVTPAAPSPLATSVRG, from the coding sequence ATGAACGAGGGCGCGTCCCTGCTGAGTTCCGTCAAGGGGCCGCAGGATCTCAAGACCCTGTCCCCGGAGCAGCTGACCGGCCTGGCGGCCGAGATCCGCGACTTCCTGATCGCCAAGGTCGCGCGCACCGGCGGGCACATCGGCCCCAACCTCGGTGTGGTGGAGCTCACCCTGGCGATGCACCGGGTCTTCGACTCGCCGGCCGACCGCTTCATCTTCGACACGGGCCACCAGGCATACGTGCACAAGATGGTCACCGGCCGGATGGACGGCTTCGACCAGCTGCGCCAGCGCGGCGGCCTCACCGGCTACCCGAACCAGGCCGAGAGCGAGCACGACCTGGTCGAGAACTGCCACGCGTCGACCGCGCTGTCCTACGCCGACGGCATGGCCAAGGGCTACGCGCTGCGCGGCGAGAAGCGCCACGTGGTCGCGGTCGTCGGGGACGGCGCGCTGACCGGCGGCATGTGCTGGGAGGCGCTGAACAACATCGCCGCCACGGACAACCCGCTCGTGATCATCGTCAACGACAACGGGCGCTCGTACGCGCCGACCATCGGCGGGCTCGCCGACCACCTCGCCACGCTGCGCCTGAACCCGGGCTACGAGAAGGTCCTGGACCTGGTCAAGGACGCGCTGGAGAAGACCCCGCTGGTCGGCAAGCCGCTGTTCGACGCGCTGCACGCGGTCAAGAAGGGCATCAAGGACGCGGTCGCCCCGCAGGCGATGTTCGAGGACCTGGGCCTGAAGTACATCGGTCCGGTCGACGGGCACGACCAGGCCGCGCTGGAGTCGGCGCTGGGCCGGGCCCGCCGCTTCGGCGGCCCGGTGATCGTGCACGCGGTCACCGCGAAGGGCTACGGCTACCAGCCGGCCCTCAACGACGAGGCCGACCGCTTCCACGCGCCCAGCGCGTTCGACCCGGAGACCGGCCGGCTGCTGGCCGCCCCCAGCCTGAAGTGGACCAACGTGTTCGCCGAGGAGCTGGTGGAGATCGCCGGCGAGCGGCCCGACGTCGTCGGCATCACCGCGGCGATGCCCGAGTCCACCGGCATCGACAAGCTCGCCGCGGCGTACCCCGACCGGGCCTACGACGTGGGCATCGCCGAGCAGCACGCGACCACGTCGGCGGCGGGTCTGGCGCTGGCCGGCCTGCACCCCGTGGTCGCCGTGTACGCGACCTTCCTCAACCGGGCCTTCGACCAGGTCCTGCTGGACGTCGCGCTGCACAACCTGCCGGTGACGTTCGTGCTGGACCGGGCCGGCATCACCGGCCCCGACGGCCCGAGCCACTACGGCATCTGGGACATGTCGGTGTTCGGCGTGGTGCCCGGCCTGCGGGTGGCCGCCCCGCGCGACGCCGAGACGCTGCGTGAGGAGCTGCGCGAGGCGATCGGCATCGAGGACGGGCCGACCATCGTGCGCTTCCCGACCGGTTCGGTGCCCGCGGCGCTGCCCGCGCTGCGGCGCGTCGGCGGCTCGGACGGCCTGGGCGGCATGGACGTGCTGGCCGAGGCCGAGCGCAAGGACGTGCTGCTGGTGTCGGTCGGCGCGTTCGCGCACCTGTCGATGCAGGTCGCCGCGAAGCTGGCCGAGCGCGGCTACGGGGTGACCGTGGTCGACCCGCGCTGGGTGCGTCCGGCGCCGGTGGACCTGGTGCCGCTGGCCCGCGAGCACAAGCTGGTGGTGACGATCGAGGACGGCGTACGCAACGGCGGCGTCGGCGACGCGGTCTCCAAGCTGCTGCGCGACAACGAGGTGGACGTGCCGCTGCGCGACCTCGGCGTGCCGTCGACGTGGATCGACCACGGCACCCGCGCCGAGATCCTCGCCGAGATCGGGCTCACCGTCCCGGAGATCACCGAGCGGGTCACCAAGTGGGCCGCCGCGGTCACCCCCGCCGCCCCCTCGCCGCTCGCCACCTCGGTGCGCGGCTAG
- a CDS encoding DUF3159 domain-containing protein yields MSEPVTDRNRALTDEDPDQLPPFAEQVAQQLGGWRGMTEAAVPVIVFVLTNIVLGFWFPAEESRIALKSAIGASAAVALMVAIVRLAQKRPVRFALNGLFGIGLGAWMAWDSGKEVDFYLPGIWITMGQIVVLLGSIALRHPMVGWFWSVIANGGRNDWREDARLVRVFSQLTALWAVVFSIKVVVQGGLWMTEQGTALGIARIVMGTPLFALLVVISFGVVRRVRRDQPQPA; encoded by the coding sequence ATGAGCGAGCCTGTCACTGACCGTAATCGGGCCTTGACGGACGAGGATCCCGACCAGCTCCCGCCGTTCGCCGAGCAGGTGGCGCAGCAGCTGGGCGGCTGGCGTGGCATGACCGAGGCGGCCGTCCCGGTCATCGTGTTCGTGCTGACCAACATCGTGCTGGGCTTCTGGTTCCCGGCCGAGGAGTCGCGCATCGCGCTGAAGTCCGCCATCGGCGCGTCGGCGGCGGTGGCGCTCATGGTCGCGATCGTCCGGCTGGCGCAGAAGCGGCCGGTGCGCTTCGCGCTGAACGGCCTGTTCGGCATCGGCCTGGGCGCGTGGATGGCCTGGGACTCCGGCAAGGAGGTCGACTTCTACCTGCCGGGCATCTGGATCACCATGGGCCAGATCGTGGTGCTGCTGGGCTCGATCGCGCTGCGCCACCCCATGGTGGGCTGGTTCTGGTCGGTGATCGCCAACGGCGGCCGCAACGACTGGCGCGAGGACGCCCGACTGGTGCGGGTCTTCTCGCAGCTGACCGCGCTGTGGGCGGTGGTGTTCTCGATCAAGGTGGTGGTCCAGGGCGGGCTGTGGATGACCGAGCAGGGCACCGCGCTCGGCATCGCCCGCATCGTGATGGGCACGCCGCTGTTCGCCCTGCTCGTCGTGATCAGCTTCGGCGTCGTCCGCCGCGTCCGCCGCGACCAACCCCAACCGGCCTGA
- a CDS encoding potassium channel family protein: MRVAIAGAGNVGRSIAQELIENGHQVMLLERQPRMLRPERVPAADWVLADACELSSLQEINLAACDVVVAATGDDKVNLVVSLLAKTEFAVPRVVARVNRAENEWLFTEQWGVDVSVSKPRVMAALVEEAVTVGDLVRLMTFRHGEANLVEITLPEDAPHVGLPIRSIPLPPDSALVAIVRGRRVLTPTPDDPVEAGDELVFVCTVEVEEQVRSVMLGADSVEKTRSRRR; encoded by the coding sequence ATGCGGGTCGCCATCGCCGGGGCGGGCAACGTCGGGCGCTCCATCGCCCAGGAGCTCATCGAGAACGGCCACCAGGTCATGCTGCTGGAGCGCCAGCCGCGCATGCTGCGCCCCGAGCGGGTGCCCGCAGCCGACTGGGTGCTCGCCGACGCCTGCGAGCTGTCCAGCCTCCAGGAGATCAACCTCGCCGCCTGCGACGTGGTCGTCGCCGCCACCGGCGACGACAAGGTCAACCTCGTGGTGTCGCTGCTGGCCAAGACCGAGTTCGCGGTGCCGCGGGTGGTCGCCCGGGTCAACCGGGCCGAGAACGAGTGGCTGTTCACCGAGCAGTGGGGCGTGGACGTCTCCGTCTCCAAGCCGCGCGTGATGGCCGCCCTGGTCGAGGAGGCGGTCACGGTCGGCGACCTGGTCCGGCTGATGACCTTCCGGCACGGCGAGGCCAACCTCGTCGAGATCACGCTGCCCGAGGACGCCCCGCACGTCGGCCTGCCGATTCGCTCCATCCCGCTGCCGCCCGACAGCGCACTCGTCGCCATCGTGCGCGGCCGCCGCGTGCTCACGCCGACCCCCGACGACCCGGTCGAGGCCGGCGACGAGCTGGTCTTCGTCTGCACCGTCGAGGTCGAGGAGCAGGTCCGCTCGGTCATGCTCGGCGCCGACAGCGTCGAGAAGACCCGCTCCCGCCGCCGCTGA
- a CDS encoding OB-fold nucleic acid binding domain-containing protein gives MSTDDARPRHKGLRGMLHRLTATESELESEELRRDTELAGCVCADTVHRGDLVNVSGRLRTVVYTPRTNLPTLEADLYDGTDLITLVFLGRRHINGIEPGRGLNVRGRVAVRDGRKVIYNPYYELEAAA, from the coding sequence ATGTCGACCGACGACGCCCGACCACGGCACAAGGGGCTGCGTGGCATGCTCCACCGGCTCACCGCCACCGAATCCGAGCTCGAGTCGGAGGAGCTGCGCCGGGACACCGAACTCGCGGGCTGCGTCTGCGCGGACACCGTGCACCGCGGCGACCTCGTCAACGTCAGCGGCCGGCTGCGTACGGTCGTCTACACGCCGCGCACCAACCTGCCGACACTGGAAGCCGACCTCTACGACGGCACCGACCTGATCACGCTGGTGTTCCTGGGCCGCCGCCACATCAACGGCATCGAGCCGGGCCGCGGGCTGAACGTGCGCGGCCGGGTCGCCGTGCGGGACGGTCGCAAGGTCATCTACAACCCTTACTACGAGCTGGAAGCGGCCGCGTGA
- a CDS encoding APC family permease: MARPTSLLKRLLLGRPFRSDRLQHTLLPKRIALPIFASDALSSVAYAPGEILLTLSIAGAAAYAYSPWVALAVVVVMLTVVASYRQNVHAYPSGGGDYEVATVNLGSKSGLAVASALLVDYVLTVAVSISSGVENLGAAIPLIGRHEVITAVLLIALLAALNLRGLRESGFMFAIPTYLFMFAMLGLIGWGVIRIFVLGEDLKAPSADLTILPEHGLQVGASFAFAFLLVRAFSSGCAALTGVEAISNGVPAFKPPKSKNAATTLLMLGLLSIIMLVSIVALSLKTGLQYVENPAEQIVGVTPGYVQPTVTAQLAETIFDHFPPGFYLVIAVTALILVLAANTAFNGFPVLGSILAQDRYLPRQLHTRGDRLAFSNGILLLAFFAAVLVIAFQAETTRLIQLYIVGVFVSFTLSQIGMLRHWNRLLRTERDVSARRRMQRARAINGFGAVLTGFVLILVLATKFTHGAWISIAAMAVIYAIMVGIRKHYDTVARELVPSEERPVLPARNHAIVLVSKLHLPTMRALAYAKATRPDTLTALTVNVDVADTRAIQAEWERRGINTPLTVVDSPYREISRPIIEYVKSLRRASPRDVVTVYIPEYVVGRWWEHILHNQSALRIKGRLLYEPGVMVTSVPWQLASTNSTDLDRIDRSLVRTPARGPRAGEDS; the protein is encoded by the coding sequence GTGGCGAGACCTACCTCCCTGCTGAAGCGCCTCCTGCTCGGCAGGCCGTTCCGTTCCGACCGACTGCAGCACACCCTGCTGCCCAAGCGCATCGCACTACCGATCTTCGCCTCCGACGCGCTGTCCAGCGTCGCCTACGCGCCGGGCGAGATCCTGCTGACCCTGTCGATCGCGGGCGCCGCCGCCTACGCGTACTCCCCGTGGGTGGCGCTGGCGGTCGTGGTGGTGATGCTGACCGTCGTCGCGAGCTACCGGCAGAACGTGCACGCCTACCCGTCCGGCGGCGGCGACTACGAGGTCGCCACGGTCAACCTGGGTTCCAAGTCCGGTCTCGCCGTGGCCAGCGCGCTGCTGGTCGACTACGTGCTCACGGTGGCGGTGTCGATCTCGTCGGGCGTGGAGAACCTGGGGGCGGCGATCCCGCTGATCGGCCGGCACGAGGTGATCACCGCGGTGCTGCTGATCGCGCTGCTGGCCGCACTGAACCTGCGCGGCCTGCGCGAGTCGGGCTTCATGTTCGCGATCCCGACCTACCTGTTCATGTTCGCCATGCTCGGCCTGATCGGCTGGGGGGTGATCCGGATCTTCGTGCTCGGCGAGGACCTGAAGGCGCCCAGCGCCGACCTGACCATCCTGCCGGAGCACGGCCTGCAGGTCGGCGCGAGCTTCGCCTTCGCCTTCCTGCTGGTGCGCGCGTTCTCGTCGGGCTGCGCGGCGCTGACCGGCGTAGAGGCCATCTCCAACGGCGTGCCCGCGTTCAAGCCGCCCAAGAGCAAGAACGCCGCCACCACGCTGCTGATGCTCGGCCTGCTGTCGATCATCATGCTGGTCTCGATCGTGGCGCTGAGCCTCAAGACCGGCCTGCAGTACGTGGAGAACCCGGCCGAGCAGATCGTGGGCGTCACCCCGGGCTACGTGCAGCCGACGGTCACCGCGCAGCTCGCCGAGACCATCTTCGACCACTTCCCGCCCGGCTTCTACCTGGTCATCGCGGTGACCGCGCTCATCCTGGTGCTGGCGGCCAACACCGCGTTCAACGGCTTCCCGGTGCTGGGCTCGATCCTGGCGCAGGACCGCTACCTGCCGCGCCAGCTGCACACCCGCGGCGACCGGCTGGCCTTCTCCAACGGCATCCTGCTGCTGGCCTTCTTCGCGGCGGTGCTGGTCATCGCGTTCCAGGCGGAGACCACGCGGCTGATCCAGCTCTACATCGTGGGCGTGTTCGTGTCGTTCACGCTGTCGCAGATCGGCATGCTGCGGCACTGGAACCGGCTGCTGCGCACCGAGCGCGACGTGTCGGCCCGCCGCCGGATGCAGCGGGCTCGGGCCATCAACGGGTTCGGCGCGGTGCTCACCGGCTTCGTGCTGATCCTGGTGCTGGCGACGAAGTTCACCCACGGCGCGTGGATCTCGATCGCGGCGATGGCGGTGATCTACGCGATCATGGTGGGCATCCGCAAGCACTACGACACGGTCGCCCGGGAGCTGGTGCCGTCGGAGGAGCGGCCGGTGCTGCCGGCCCGTAACCACGCCATCGTGCTGGTCAGCAAGCTGCACCTGCCGACCATGCGGGCGCTGGCCTACGCGAAGGCCACTCGGCCGGACACGCTGACCGCGCTCACCGTCAACGTGGACGTCGCGGACACCCGGGCCATCCAGGCCGAGTGGGAGCGACGCGGCATCAACACCCCGCTGACCGTCGTCGACTCGCCCTACCGGGAGATCAGCCGGCCCATCATCGAGTACGTGAAGTCGCTGCGCAGGGCCTCGCCGCGCGACGTGGTGACGGTCTACATCCCGGAGTACGTGGTGGGCCGGTGGTGGGAGCACATCCTGCACAACCAGTCCGCGCTGCGGATCAAGGGCCGGCTGCTGTACGAGCCGGGCGTCATGGTCACCAGCGTGCCCTGGCAGCTGGCCTCGACGAACAGCACCGACCTGGACCGGATCGACCGGTCGCTGGTGCGCACACCGGCCCGCGGTCCGCGGGCGGGGGAGGACTCCTGA